AGAACTCCAGGAAGTGGTGACCTTCCTCAAGCAGCCTGAAACATTCATCAAGTTGGGTGCGCGCATCCCTAGAGGAGTGCTGCTAGTTGGTCCACCAGGGACGGGAAAAACTCTTTTGGCAAAAGCGATCGCTGGCGAAGCCGGGGTTCCGTTTTTCTCGATTGCAGCTTCCGAGTTTGTTGAGCTGTTTGTGGGGGTCGGTGCAAGCCGTGTCCGGGATCTGTTCCGGCAGGCCAAAGAGAAATCACCGTGCATTGTGTTCATTGATGAGATTGATGCCGTGGGCCGTCAGCGCGGCGCGGGCATCGGTGGGGGCAATGACGAACGGGAACAGACGTTGAACCAACTGTTAACGGAGATGGATGGGTTCGCGGACAATTCCGGAGTGATCTTGCTTGCTGCGACCAACCGCGCAGATGTGCTCGATACAGCTCTGATGCGTCCCGGCCGATTTGATCGCCGCATCCAGGTGGGTCTACCGGATCGTCGCGGTCGTGAAGCGATTTTGTCCGTTCATGCCAGAACGCGACCGTTAAGTGATGACGTCTCGCTGGCTGACTGGGCTAGGCGCACTCCAGGATTTTCTGGCGCTGATCTGGCCAACCTCCTCAATGAAGCTGCGATCCTCACAGCGCGACACGAAGTGTCTTTTTTAGGCAACAGGCAACTAGAGGAAGCGCTTGAGCGCATCACCATGGGACTGACAGCCGCACCTCTCCAGGACGGGGCCAAAAAACGACTGATTGCTTATCACGAAATTGGTCATGCCCTGGTGGCAGCCTTGACGCCTCATGCTGATCCGGTTGACAAGGTCACCTTGTTGCCACGCAGCGGAGGTGTCGGGGGATTCACCCGTTTTTTCCCCGATGAAGAAATCATCGATTCCGGCCTGGTGACCAGGGCCTATCTGCAGGCTCGCTTAGTGATGGCCCTCGGTGGACGTGCCGCTGAGATCGTCGTGTTTGGAGATTCCGAGGTCACGCAAGGGGCCAGCGGAGATCTGCAGATGGTGACGCAACTCGCCCGCGAAATGGTGACACGATTCGGATTCTCGGATCTGGGTCCTGTCGCTCTTGAAGGACAAGATCAGGAGGTCTTTCTGGGTCGCGATTTGATGCAGACCCGTCAGGCCTACGCGGAAAGCACCGGACGGGAGATTGATCGGCGAATCCGTGAATTGGCGAGCCAATCGTTGCAACAGGCCATTGCATTGCTGACCCCAAGGCGAGAATTGATGGACCTGTTGGTGGAGGCGTTAATTGAGGAGGAAACGCTGCAGTCGGATCGTTTCCATGCACTGGCAGGGATCGACGCAACGGCGGATCGCCCTAGCCTGGATCAGCTGCCTGCTAAGGCTTGAGCCGGCTGAATCAAGGCGTTCATAGGTCGTCGGGAACATGGGCGCGTTGGACGCTGCTGTTGATCCCTGGTCTCTGGTTGCTGGCCAGACTCCAGGTCGAACAGGCCTGGTTTGCTCAGTTCGACCTGGCGCATCTCTACAGCCAGCGGCTTGGATATCAGCTGATAGGAGGAGCGGTGTCGCTTCTCTTGGTTTGCATCTGCGCCATCTGGAGACATCACTGGATGCGTGCCTACGTGCCGACACCGCAGGGAGATATTCCGACCCTGCGCGGTGGCACTTACACGTTGTCGCTGCTGGCCTGCCTCACGGTTCTGTTGTCGGTGTTGGGCGTCTCCACACGGCTTGCTTGGCTCGCCTGGACGGACCC
This region of Synechococcus sp. NOUM97013 genomic DNA includes:
- the ftsH gene encoding ATP-dependent zinc metalloprotease FtsH, which encodes MSPEQPTQSEQGVPASKTASEERPSGPFARFRPEPPPSYSTLLKEINSGSVQDLVLIPGRREVIATFSDGRKVTVPILANDQQILRIAEASGTPLNVKDVRQEQALAGLAGNFALVALIVIGLSLLLRRSAQMANKTMGFGRSQPRTSAQDDVTVRFEDVAGIGEAKEELQEVVTFLKQPETFIKLGARIPRGVLLVGPPGTGKTLLAKAIAGEAGVPFFSIAASEFVELFVGVGASRVRDLFRQAKEKSPCIVFIDEIDAVGRQRGAGIGGGNDEREQTLNQLLTEMDGFADNSGVILLAATNRADVLDTALMRPGRFDRRIQVGLPDRRGREAILSVHARTRPLSDDVSLADWARRTPGFSGADLANLLNEAAILTARHEVSFLGNRQLEEALERITMGLTAAPLQDGAKKRLIAYHEIGHALVAALTPHADPVDKVTLLPRSGGVGGFTRFFPDEEIIDSGLVTRAYLQARLVMALGGRAAEIVVFGDSEVTQGASGDLQMVTQLAREMVTRFGFSDLGPVALEGQDQEVFLGRDLMQTRQAYAESTGREIDRRIRELASQSLQQAIALLTPRRELMDLLVEALIEEETLQSDRFHALAGIDATADRPSLDQLPAKA